CCTGTGGCCGCTGCTGTCAGAACCGGCCACCTACGCGCTGCTCGCGGGCGGTGCGGTCTCCTTCGTCTTCATGACCGAGGGGGTGCGCGGGGGCAAGGTCACCACGGCGACGGCGGCGATGGTCCTCGGCGAGACGGCCCTGCCCGCCGTCCTCGGTGTGGTGCTGCTCGGCGACCGGACCCGGCCCGGGATGCTCCCGCTGGCCCTGGCCGGATTCGCCCTGGCCGTCGTGGGCGCCCTGGCCCTGGCCCGCTTCGGCGAGGTCTCCCCGGTCGAGGAGGCCCCCGCCGAGGTCGCCGAACCGAGCCACCCCACCCGGATAGGGTGACCGCCGGCCCGGTCAGTTCACGTTCCACTGGCCGGTCTGGTCCGCCATGCCGCTGTCCAGGCCGAACTGGATCTTGACGATTTTGGCACCGGTCGGCACCTGGAAGGTGATGAAGCCGAGCGCGCTGTCGCCGTCGGCGATGTTCAGCGCGGCCGGGAAGCTGCTGCCGGCCGTGGTGTCGTCGACGCCGTCGGCCTGGTACACCTGCCCCTGGCTGTCGACGACCGCCGCGCCGTTGGAGGGCGAGTCGCTGTAGCCGGCGCTGCCGGTGTCCTTGATCCGGAACTGCACGGCGTAGAAGCGCTTGCCGCTGTCCGGGGTGGTGTACTGGTCCGCCCCCTGCGGGTCGGCGACCAGCTTGACCACCGTGACGTCGGCCGACTCGCCCTCCATGCCCTTGAGCGAGATGGTGTCGCCGACCTGTGCGGCCTTCGCCTTGGCCTTGCCCCCCGTGCTCTTGCCGGTGCTCGAACCCGATCCGCCGGCGGACGTGGACTTGACCGAGGTCACCGTGGGCGTGCTGGGGAGCGAGCAGGCGGTGGCGCTGCCGAGTACCAGCGCACCTGTGAACAGGGCGAAGGTGCTCCGACGGGCTGTGAACATACGCTTTGACATGGTGAAACCCCCTGATTTGCGAGCCGTTCGGCGGTTGCCGTGCTGGCATGGCCAATCACACCACTGCTTGTGTACGTCGTCAACCAGAACTGTGGAAGTCATGACGTTCACGCTGTGAACGTTGCTGCGCCGATGCCTTGGGTATGCTCGCCGTCACAGCGCCGGTCTCTCCCCGCCCCGGGGCGACGCCGGCTCAGGCCCAGCAGCAGGAGGCGCAGATGTCCGACCCCGCCGGAGCGGCCCGGGTCAGCGCCGTCGAGATCGCCCGGCTGGCCGGTGTCGGCCGGGCGGCCGTCAGCAACTGGCGCCGTCGGCACCCGGACTTCCCGCGCCCGGTCGGCGGTAGCGAGACCAGCCCGGCCTTCTCGCTGACCGAGGTCGAGGCCTGGCTCCGGGCCCAGGGCAAGATCGCCGAGGTGCCGCTGCGGGAACGCGTCCGGCAGCAGTTGGAGCGGCTCCGCCACCCCGCCGACTCGCCGGCCGCGCCCCTGGTCCCGGCCCTGGCCCTGCTGCTCCTGCTGCAGCGCGACCCCGACCGCTGGCAGTCGCTGGCGCCGCGGCCGGACCAGGAGCTCGCCACCGACCTGCCCGCCGCCCTCGGCCTGCTGGCCGTCCGCACCCTCGGCCCTGACGGCGCCCGGCTGCTGCGGCTGCCCGCGCTCTACGGCAGCACCCAGCTCGGCCTGGCCCGGCTGCTCGCCGAGTACGCCGCCGACTTCCCCGGTGGCGACGGCCCGCAGGCCGCCGCCACCGAGCTGACCGGCGGACCGGCCGACTCCGCGCACCGACCGGGCGCCGCGCTGTCCGCCGAGGTCGCCGCACTGATGGGCCGACTGGCCCGGACCGACGCCCCCGACTCCCTCTACGACCCGGCCTGCGGCGGCGGCACCCTGCTGCTGGCCGCCGGGAGCGACGGCCGGGGCGACGTCCACTGCGGCAGCTGCCACGGCCAGGAGGCCGACCCCGACCTCGCGGCCGTCGCCCTGCTCCGGCTCGCCCTGCGCTGCCCGCTCGGCGTCCCGCTGCCGCTGCCGCTCCACCTCGCCGCCGGGGACGCGCTGCGCGCCGAGGCCGCCCTGCCCGGTGTGAACGCCGACGCCGTGCTCAGCCGCCCGCCCTACAACGAGCGCAACTGGGGCGCCGACGAACTCGCCTACGACCCGCGCTGGGAGTACGGGCTCCCGGCGCGGGCGGACTCCGAGCTCGCCTGGGCGCAGCACTGCCTCGCCCGGGTCCGCCCCGGCGGCCTGGTGGTACTGCTGCTGCCCGGAGCGGTCGCCGCCCGTCGCTCGGGCCGCCGGGTGCGCGCCGACCTGCTGCGGCGCGGGGCGCTGCGCGCGGTGCTCGCGCTGCCCACCGGCGTTGCCGCGCCCGCCGCCGTGCCGCTGCACCTCTGGCTGCTGCGCCGCCCGGTGTCGGGCGAGCCCGCACCGCTCCGGGTGCTGCTCGCGGACGTCTCGGGCTCCCCGGAGGACTATCCGGAGGCCGTGCTGGACGCCTGGCAGGGCTACGAGTCCGGACGACTGCCGGACCTGCCCGGCGTACACCGGGCGGTACCCGTCATCGACCTGCTGGACGACGCCGTCGACCTCACCCCGGCCCGGCACCTGCCGCAGCGCCCGGCCGACGCGCACGGCCTGCTGACGGCGCAGCAGCAGCGGCTGGCCGCGCTGCTGGCGCAGCTGGCACCGCCGGCCGCGGCGCTGCCCGGCCACCGTCCCGGCGACCGCTCCGACGGGGACGGGACCGCCGCCGGCGGGGAGCTGAACCGGTCCGCGTCGACCGTCGGCGAGCTGCTGCGC
The Streptacidiphilus albus JL83 genome window above contains:
- a CDS encoding DUF4352 domain-containing protein → MFTARRSTFALFTGALVLGSATACSLPSTPTVTSVKSTSAGGSGSSTGKSTGGKAKAKAAQVGDTISLKGMEGESADVTVVKLVADPQGADQYTTPDSGKRFYAVQFRIKDTGSAGYSDSPSNGAAVVDSQGQVYQADGVDDTTAGSSFPAALNIADGDSALGFITFQVPTGAKIVKIQFGLDSGMADQTGQWNVN
- a CDS encoding N-6 DNA methylase is translated as MSDPAGAARVSAVEIARLAGVGRAAVSNWRRRHPDFPRPVGGSETSPAFSLTEVEAWLRAQGKIAEVPLRERVRQQLERLRHPADSPAAPLVPALALLLLLQRDPDRWQSLAPRPDQELATDLPAALGLLAVRTLGPDGARLLRLPALYGSTQLGLARLLAEYAADFPGGDGPQAAATELTGGPADSAHRPGAALSAEVAALMGRLARTDAPDSLYDPACGGGTLLLAAGSDGRGDVHCGSCHGQEADPDLAAVALLRLALRCPLGVPLPLPLHLAAGDALRAEAALPGVNADAVLSRPPYNERNWGADELAYDPRWEYGLPARADSELAWAQHCLARVRPGGLVVLLLPGAVAARRSGRRVRADLLRRGALRAVLALPTGVAAPAAVPLHLWLLRRPVSGEPAPLRVLLADVSGSPEDYPEAVLDAWQGYESGRLPDLPGVHRAVPVIDLLDDAVDLTPARHLPQRPADAHGLLTAQQQRLAALLAQLAPPAAALPGHRPGDRSDGDGTAAGGELNRSASTVGELLRGGGLELLGEGEPVRAGDVVLPAPGGAGTGGGGGGSVVAEVHAGPPVPAPRGAQVLRPDPAVLDPWFLAGFLGVALRAERSGGTGSGTTLSRRDVRRARVPRLSPAEQRRYAAPFRQLALFEHGLAEAAALGEQLAQGIAAGFADGSLRPEE